In Neoarius graeffei isolate fNeoGra1 chromosome 17, fNeoGra1.pri, whole genome shotgun sequence, a single window of DNA contains:
- the LOC132864417 gene encoding E3 ubiquitin/ISG15 ligase TRIM25-like yields the protein MAEAGVSVDQLSCPVCLDLLKDPVTINCGHSYCKVCINGCWDQEDVKGVYSCPQCRVTFTPRPVLCRNNMLAEVVEKLKKTELQAASPAHCYAGPGDVECDSCTGRKYKAVKSCLVCLASYCEAHLKPHYQSPAFKKHKLVEACAELQEKICSEHDKLIEIFCRTDQSFICYLCMTDEHKGHDTVSSKAERNEKQNELKEEQMKSQQRIQEKQKEVQELKQAVDTIKTRSQAAVDDSERIFTEMISSMEKKRSEMTELIRAQEKAELSRSERLLKQLEQEIADLQRRVTELEQLSHTHDHIHFLQSFPSLCVSPGYDDSPSFTVNQHLSFDGVRKSLSDLKKRVEEICEEEFSVIHPQAAAVHMILPSEPKSREDFLQYFCYLTLDPNTVNPELILSEKNRAVTLSETEQRYSDHPERFDSLWQVLCKESVCGRCYWEVEWRGDVEISVSYKEISRKGYECAFGRNSQSWSLRCFPSFVSFRHNNIKTKLRGRSSSRIGVYVDHSAGTLSFYSVSDTMRLLHRVHTTFTQPLYTGVWMWDSDSSVRFCDPMKK from the exons ATGGCAGAGGCTGGTGTTTCAGTAGATCAGTTAagctgtccagtgtgtctggatctcctgaaggatcctgtAACTATTAATTGTGGACACAGttactgtaaggtgtgtattaatggctgctgggatcaggaggatgtgaagggcgtctacagctgccCCCAGTGCAGAGTGACTTTCACCCCAAGGCCTGTTCTGTGCAGGAACAACATGCtggctgaagtggtggagaaactgaagaagactgaactccaagctgcttctcctgctcactgttacgctggacctggagatgtggagtgtgattcctGCACTGGGAGAAAATACAAAGCTGTCAAGTCCTGTCTGGTGTGTCTGGCCTCCTATTGTGAAGCTCATCTTAAACCTCACTATCAGTCTCCTGCCTTTAAGAAGCACAAGTTAGTTGAAGCCTGTGCAgagctccaagagaagatctgctctgaacacgACAAACTGATCGAGATCTTCTGTCGTACTGACCAAAGCttcatctgttatttgtgtatgACGGATGAACATAAAGGTCATGATACAGTTTCAAGTAAAgcagaaagaaatgaaaaacag aatgagctaaaggaggagcagatgaaatcccagcagaggatccaggagaagcagaaggaggtgcaggagctgaaacaggctgtggacACTATTAAG ACGCGTTCACAGGCAGCAGTagatgacagtgagaggatctttactgagatgatcagctccatggagaaaaagcgctcggAGATGACGGAGCTAATCAgagctcaggagaaagctgaactgagtcgatctgaacgactcctgaagcaactggagcaggagattgctgatcttcagaggagagtcactgagctggagcagctttcacacacacacgatcacatccacttcctccag agtttcccgtctctctgtgtttctcctggatatgacgactcacccagcttcactgtcaatcaacatctctcatttgatggagtgaggaaatctctctcagatctgaaaaaacgagtcgaggaaatctgtgaggaggaattcagcGTAATCCATCcacaag ctgcagcagttcacatgattttaccctcagaaccaaagagcagagaagatttcctgcagt atttctgttatctgactctggatccaaacacagtaaatcctgaactcattctgtctgagaagaacagagcggtgacactcagtgagacagaacagagatactctgatcatccagagagatttgactccttgtggcaggtgttgtgtaaggagagtgtgtgtggacgctgttactgggaggtggagtggaggggTGATGTGgaaatatcagtctcatataaagagatCAGCAGGAAAGGTTATGAGTGTGCGTTTGGACGCAAcagtcagtcctggagtctgcggTGTTTTCCTTCCTTTGTCTCTTTCCGACACAACAACATTAAGACTAAGCTCCGAGGTCGATcatcctccagaataggagtgtatgtggatcacagtgcaggaactctgtccttctacagcgtctctgacacgatgaggctcctccacagagtccacaccacattcactcagcctctatacaCTGGGGTCTGGATGTGGGATTCTGACTCATCTGTGAGGTTTTGTGATCCGATGAAAAAATGA